From Lysinibacillus sp. SGAir0095, the proteins below share one genomic window:
- the nth gene encoding endonuclease III: protein MLTKKQWEHCLEVMDRMFPDAHCELVHDNPFELTIATLLSAQCTDVLVNKVTKTLFQKYKSPEDYLAVPLEELQNDIRSIGLYRNKAKNIQLLCEKLLTEFNGEVPQSREQLVTLPGVGRKTANVVLSVAFDIPALAVDTHVERVSKRLGLCRLKDTVLEVEETIMKKTPKENWSKTHHQLIFFGRYHCKAQNPQCHICPLLDGCREGQKRLKKGLVKQ, encoded by the coding sequence ATGCTTACGAAAAAACAGTGGGAGCATTGCTTGGAAGTAATGGACAGAATGTTCCCGGATGCACATTGCGAGCTTGTTCACGATAACCCGTTTGAGTTAACAATTGCAACACTATTATCAGCACAATGTACCGATGTACTTGTCAATAAAGTAACGAAAACTTTATTTCAAAAATATAAATCGCCAGAGGATTATTTGGCTGTTCCATTAGAGGAATTACAAAACGATATTCGGTCAATAGGCCTTTACCGTAATAAAGCAAAAAATATACAACTCTTATGCGAGAAATTATTAACTGAATTTAATGGTGAAGTTCCTCAGAGCCGTGAACAGCTTGTCACGTTACCAGGTGTTGGACGGAAAACGGCAAATGTTGTATTATCCGTCGCCTTTGATATCCCTGCACTTGCAGTGGATACCCATGTAGAACGCGTTTCCAAACGTTTAGGTTTGTGTAGACTTAAGGACACGGTTTTAGAAGTGGAAGAAACTATTATGAAAAAAACGCCAAAAGAGAATTGGTCGAAAACGCATCACCAGCTGATCTTTTTTGGTCGCTATCATTGTAAAGCGCAAAATCCCCAATGTCATATTTGTCCGTTGCTTGATGGTTGCA